A genome region from Dickeya chrysanthemi NCPPB 402 includes the following:
- the phoR gene encoding phosphate regulon sensor histidine kinase PhoR gives MLERLSWKKLALELAFFCLPGLLLGLIIGYLPWFLLASVLAALCWNFYNQLRLSYWLWVDRSMTPPPGRWSWEPLFYGLYQMQLRNRRRRRELALLIKRFRSGAESLPDAVVITTEEGGIIWCNRLAQHLLSFRWPEDNGQNILNLLRYPEFTQYMQQQDFSRPLTLTLKNAHHVEFRVMPYSEGQLLMVARDVTQMHQLEGARRNFFANVSHELRTPLTVLQGYLEMMSDESLDGALQSKALHTMQEQTRRMDGLVRQLLTLSRIEAATAIDLNEKVDIPLMLRGLKREADTLSQGRHEIVFRVNEQLQVFGNEEQLCSAVSNLVYNAINHTPSGTRIEVCWQQTPQGAQFQVSDNGPGIAAEHLPRLTERFYRVDKARSRQTGGSGLGLAIVKHALSHHDTRLEILSEEGAGSRFMFTLPNRLIVRSVLGQNAANPQL, from the coding sequence GTGCTAGAACGTTTGTCCTGGAAAAAGCTGGCGCTGGAGCTGGCTTTTTTTTGTTTGCCCGGTTTGTTGCTGGGGCTGATCATCGGCTATCTGCCCTGGTTTCTGCTAGCGTCGGTGCTGGCGGCACTGTGCTGGAACTTCTATAACCAACTGCGCCTGTCCTACTGGCTGTGGGTTGACCGCAGCATGACGCCGCCGCCCGGCCGCTGGAGTTGGGAGCCGCTGTTTTACGGCCTGTATCAGATGCAACTGCGCAACCGCCGCCGCCGCCGTGAGCTGGCGCTGCTGATCAAACGCTTTCGCAGCGGAGCGGAGTCGTTGCCGGATGCGGTGGTGATCACCACTGAAGAGGGCGGCATCATTTGGTGTAACCGGCTGGCTCAGCACTTGCTGAGTTTTCGCTGGCCGGAAGACAATGGTCAGAACATCCTCAACCTGCTGCGTTACCCGGAATTCACCCAGTATATGCAACAGCAGGATTTCAGCCGCCCGCTGACGTTGACGCTGAAAAACGCCCACCATGTGGAATTCCGGGTGATGCCCTATTCGGAAGGCCAATTGCTGATGGTGGCCCGCGATGTCACTCAGATGCACCAACTGGAAGGGGCACGGCGCAACTTTTTTGCCAACGTCAGCCACGAGTTGCGCACACCGTTGACGGTGTTGCAAGGTTATCTGGAAATGATGAGCGACGAATCACTGGATGGCGCGTTGCAGTCCAAGGCGTTGCACACCATGCAGGAGCAAACCCGCCGTATGGACGGGCTGGTGCGGCAATTGCTGACGCTGTCGCGCATTGAGGCCGCCACCGCTATCGATCTCAACGAGAAGGTGGATATCCCGCTGATGCTACGGGGGCTCAAACGTGAAGCCGACACTCTCAGCCAGGGGCGTCACGAGATTGTGTTTCGCGTCAACGAGCAACTGCAGGTGTTCGGCAACGAGGAGCAACTGTGCAGCGCGGTGTCGAATCTGGTGTATAACGCCATTAATCATACGCCGTCGGGTACCCGCATTGAGGTGTGCTGGCAGCAGACGCCGCAGGGCGCGCAGTTCCAGGTCAGCGATAACGGTCCGGGTATTGCCGCCGAACATCTCCCTCGCTTAACCGAGCGTTTTTATCGTGTCGATAAGGCCCGCTCACGCCAGACCGGCGGCAGCGGTCTGGGGCTGGCTATCGTCAAGCATGCGCTCAGCCACCACGACACCCGGCTGGAGATCCTCAGCGAGGAAGGCGCAGGTTCCCGCTTTATGTTCACCTTGCCAAACCGGCTGATTGTTCGCTCGGTGCTGGGGCAGAATGCCGCGAATCCACAGTTGTGA
- the mak gene encoding fructokinase yields the protein MRIGIDLGGTKTEVIALTNEGEEAFRHRVATPRHDYRQTLQTIADLVDMAEQATGQRGSVGVGIPGTLSPVTGRVKNANSVWLNQQPLDQDLAQLLGRPVRIANDANCFAVSEAVDGAAAGAGKVFAVIIGTGCGSGIALNGLVHSGRNGVAGEWGHNPLPWMDADEWRDQQTMPCYCGRTGCIESFISGTGFGRDYQRLSGHARKGHEIIALVEQGDRLAEQALQRYEQRLAKSLAHIVNVLDPDVIVLGGGMSNVMRLYDTVPALLKPWVFGSECDTPIRRAMHGDSSGVRGAAWLWPRET from the coding sequence GTGCGAATAGGTATTGATTTGGGCGGTACCAAAACCGAGGTCATTGCGTTGACGAACGAAGGCGAGGAGGCGTTTCGCCATCGCGTGGCGACGCCGCGCCACGATTATCGTCAAACGTTACAAACTATCGCCGATCTGGTCGATATGGCGGAGCAGGCTACCGGCCAACGCGGTAGCGTCGGGGTGGGGATTCCCGGCACGCTGTCGCCGGTAACCGGGCGGGTTAAAAATGCCAACTCGGTCTGGCTGAACCAGCAGCCGTTGGATCAGGATTTGGCGCAACTGCTGGGCAGGCCGGTGCGGATAGCGAATGACGCCAATTGTTTTGCGGTATCCGAAGCGGTGGATGGCGCGGCTGCGGGGGCGGGTAAGGTGTTTGCGGTGATTATCGGCACCGGTTGCGGTTCCGGGATAGCGTTGAATGGCTTGGTGCACAGCGGGCGTAACGGCGTAGCCGGCGAGTGGGGCCATAACCCGCTGCCCTGGATGGATGCCGACGAATGGCGCGATCAGCAGACGATGCCCTGCTATTGCGGCCGCACCGGATGTATCGAAAGCTTTATTTCCGGCACCGGCTTTGGTAGGGATTATCAGCGTTTGAGCGGCCATGCACGCAAAGGGCATGAGATTATCGCGCTGGTGGAACAGGGCGACAGGCTGGCTGAACAGGCGCTGCAACGCTATGAACAGCGGCTGGCGAAGTCGCTGGCGCACATCGTTAACGTGTTGGATCCGGATGTGATTGTACTGGGCGGCGGCATGAGCAACGTGATGCGGCTGTATGACACCGTGCCTGCGCTGCTGAAACCCTGGGTGTTTGGCAGCGAGTGCGACACGCCGATCCGGCGGGCGATGCACGGCGATTCCAGCGGTGTGCGCGGCGCGGCCTGGTTGTGGCCGCGGGAAACATAA
- a CDS encoding ACP phosphodiesterase: MNFLAHLHLATLAQSSLTGNLMADFVRGNPDTLYPAEMVAGIRLHRRIDALTDSLPEVRTACRHFSADYRRVAPIALDVLWDHFLARHWSELEPTTSLTHFVNDAERQIAPHLPDTPERFRNLNHYLWPERWLERYAELPFIADVLHRMSVRRPKLAALSGSFGDIERGYHQFETLFWQFYPRMMHLAKTGQLDGPADAAR; encoded by the coding sequence ATGAATTTTCTCGCACATCTGCATCTCGCCACGCTGGCACAAAGCTCGTTGACCGGAAACCTGATGGCGGATTTCGTGCGCGGTAACCCTGACACACTTTATCCGGCGGAAATGGTGGCAGGCATCCGTCTGCACCGCCGCATAGACGCCTTGACCGACAGCCTGCCGGAAGTACGCACCGCCTGTCGCCATTTCAGTGCCGACTATCGCCGCGTCGCGCCAATCGCGCTGGATGTGCTGTGGGACCATTTTCTGGCGCGCCACTGGTCGGAACTGGAGCCCACAACATCGTTGACGCATTTCGTCAACGACGCCGAACGACAAATAGCGCCCCACCTGCCTGATACCCCGGAGCGCTTTCGCAACCTGAATCATTACCTGTGGCCTGAACGCTGGCTGGAGCGTTACGCCGAACTGCCGTTCATCGCCGACGTACTGCACCGCATGTCGGTGCGCCGGCCGAAGCTGGCGGCGCTTTCCGGTTCTTTCGGCGACATTGAACGCGGCTACCATCAATTTGAAACATTATTCTGGCAGTTCTATCCTCGTATGATGCATCTGGCAAAAACAGGTCAGCTTGATGGCCCGGCTGACGCCGCACGGTAA
- a CDS encoding peroxiredoxin C produces the protein MVLVTRPAPDFTAAAVLGSGEIVENFNLKKHINGKPAVIFFWPMDFTFVCPSELIAFDHRYEEFKKRGVEVVGVSFDSEFVHNAWRKTPIENGGIGEVKYAMVADIKREIQKAYGIEHPEAGVALRGSFLIDKNGIVRHQVVNDLPLGRNIDEMVRMVDALQFHEEHGEVCPAQWEKGKAGMGASPDGVAKYLKENANNL, from the coding sequence ATGGTCCTGGTAACGCGTCCTGCCCCCGATTTCACCGCCGCTGCCGTGCTGGGAAGCGGGGAAATCGTTGAGAATTTCAATCTGAAAAAGCACATCAACGGTAAACCGGCTGTGATCTTCTTCTGGCCGATGGACTTCACCTTCGTGTGCCCGTCTGAGCTGATTGCGTTCGATCACCGCTATGAAGAGTTTAAAAAACGTGGCGTTGAAGTAGTTGGTGTGTCTTTTGACTCTGAGTTCGTTCACAACGCCTGGCGTAAAACCCCGATCGAAAACGGCGGTATCGGTGAAGTGAAATACGCGATGGTCGCTGACATTAAGCGTGAAATTCAGAAAGCCTACGGTATCGAACACCCGGAAGCCGGCGTAGCGCTGCGCGGCTCTTTCCTGATCGATAAAAACGGCATCGTCCGTCATCAGGTCGTGAACGATCTGCCGCTGGGTCGTAACATCGACGAAATGGTACGTATGGTTGATGCACTGCAATTCCACGAAGAGCACGGCGAAGTGTGCCCGGCTCAGTGGGAAAAAGGCAAAGCCGGTATGGGCGCCTCTCCGGACGGCGTGGCGAAATACCTGAAAGAAAACGCCAACAACCTGTAA
- the proY gene encoding proline-specific permease ProY gives MEQQSRLKRGLSTRHIRFIALGSAIGTGLFYGSASAIQMAGPSVLLAYLIGGVFAYIIMRALGEMSVNNPQASSFSRYARDYLGPLAGYITGWTYCFEMLIVAIADVTAFGIYMGVWFPAVPHWVWVLSVVLIIGAINLMNVKVFGELEFWLSFFKVATIVVMIVAGIGIIVWGIGNGGEPTGIHNLWSNGGFFSNGVMGMILSLQMVMFAYGGVEIIGITAGEAKEPHKSIPRAINSVPWRILVFYVGTLFVIMSIYPWNQVGTEGSPFVLTFQHMGITAAAGILNFVVITASLSAINSDVFGVGRMLHGMAEQGHAPKVFSRLSQRGTPWVTVVVMVLALLIAVYLNYIMPEKVFLVIASLATFATVWVWIMILCSQIAFRRKLSREQAKALAFPLPGGSATAMVGIVFLVFIIGLIGYFPDTRIALYAGMVWIALLLASYALRRRRA, from the coding sequence ATGGAACAACAATCCAGACTCAAGCGCGGCTTAAGTACGCGGCATATTCGTTTCATCGCGCTGGGCTCGGCCATCGGCACCGGGCTGTTTTACGGTTCTGCCAGCGCCATTCAAATGGCCGGCCCCAGCGTGCTGCTGGCGTATCTAATCGGCGGCGTGTTCGCCTATATCATCATGCGTGCGCTGGGGGAGATGTCCGTCAACAACCCGCAGGCCAGCTCCTTTTCCCGCTACGCCCGCGATTACCTCGGCCCGCTGGCCGGCTATATCACCGGTTGGACCTATTGCTTTGAAATGCTGATCGTGGCGATTGCCGACGTTACCGCTTTCGGCATTTATATGGGCGTGTGGTTCCCGGCGGTGCCGCATTGGGTCTGGGTATTGAGCGTGGTGCTGATCATCGGCGCCATCAATCTGATGAATGTGAAGGTCTTCGGCGAGCTGGAGTTCTGGCTGTCGTTTTTCAAGGTTGCGACCATCGTGGTGATGATTGTGGCCGGGATTGGCATCATCGTCTGGGGGATCGGCAACGGCGGTGAGCCGACCGGTATCCATAATTTATGGAGCAACGGCGGTTTCTTCAGTAATGGTGTGATGGGGATGATCCTGTCGTTGCAGATGGTGATGTTCGCTTATGGCGGCGTGGAAATTATCGGCATCACCGCCGGCGAAGCCAAAGAACCGCACAAGTCCATTCCGCGCGCCATCAACTCGGTGCCCTGGCGTATTCTGGTGTTCTATGTCGGCACCTTATTTGTGATTATGTCGATTTATCCGTGGAATCAGGTGGGCACCGAAGGCAGCCCGTTTGTACTGACGTTCCAACATATGGGCATTACGGCGGCGGCCGGCATCCTGAATTTCGTGGTGATCACCGCATCGCTCTCCGCCATCAACAGTGACGTGTTCGGCGTGGGTCGCATGCTGCACGGCATGGCGGAGCAGGGGCATGCGCCGAAGGTATTCAGCCGCCTGTCACAGCGCGGCACCCCCTGGGTGACGGTGGTGGTGATGGTGCTGGCGCTGTTGATCGCCGTGTATCTCAACTACATCATGCCGGAGAAAGTGTTTTTGGTGATCGCCTCGCTGGCGACCTTCGCTACGGTGTGGGTGTGGATCATGATTCTGTGCTCACAGATTGCCTTTCGCCGCAAACTGAGTCGCGAACAGGCTAAAGCACTGGCGTTTCCGTTACCCGGCGGATCGGCGACCGCGATGGTCGGCATTGTCTTTCTGGTATTCATCATCGGTCTGATCGGTTATTTCCCTGATACCCGGATAGCGCTGTATGCCGGGATGGTGTGGATAGCGCTGCTACTGGCAAGCTATGCGCTGCGTCGGCGTCGTGCCTGA
- a CDS encoding cobalamin-independent methionine synthase II family protein, with amino-acid sequence MTQALPPFRADVVGSLLRPAAIKQARLQFQAGEIDAAALRRVEDQEIQRAVELQRAAGLQLVTDGEFRRAWWHFDFFDSLNGVERYEAEQGIQFNGVQTKARGVKVTGKVSFNSQHPMLDDFRFLNSVAGDAVAKMTIPSPSVLHFRGGRQVIDSTVYPDLADYFDDLALTWRDAIHAFYDAGCRYLQLDDTVWAYLCSEDQKRQIRERGDDPDYLRRTYAQVLNKALEGKPADLVVGLHVCRGNFRSTWISEGGYEPVAETLFGEVNVDAFFLEYDTERAGGFEPLRFIKPGHQKVVLGLITTKNGELENAEEVQKRIAEATQYIALDQLCLSPQCGFASTEEGNTLSEEQQWAKLKLVVDIANRVW; translated from the coding sequence ATGACACAAGCCCTTCCTCCGTTTCGTGCCGATGTGGTCGGCAGTTTGTTGCGTCCGGCGGCCATCAAGCAGGCACGTTTGCAGTTTCAGGCCGGTGAGATTGACGCCGCTGCGTTGCGCCGTGTCGAAGATCAGGAAATTCAACGCGCGGTAGAGTTGCAGCGCGCGGCGGGTCTGCAACTGGTGACCGACGGCGAGTTTCGCCGCGCCTGGTGGCACTTTGACTTCTTCGATAGCCTGAACGGCGTGGAACGTTATGAAGCGGAGCAGGGGATTCAGTTTAACGGCGTGCAGACCAAAGCCCGCGGTGTGAAGGTTACCGGCAAAGTCAGTTTTAATTCCCAGCACCCGATGCTGGACGATTTCCGCTTCCTCAATAGCGTGGCCGGCGATGCGGTAGCCAAGATGACGATTCCCAGCCCGAGCGTGTTGCATTTCCGCGGCGGCCGTCAAGTCATCGACAGTACCGTTTACCCGGATCTGGCCGACTATTTCGACGATCTGGCGTTGACCTGGCGTGATGCCATCCACGCATTTTATGACGCCGGCTGCCGTTACCTGCAACTGGACGATACGGTGTGGGCTTATCTGTGTTCCGAAGACCAGAAACGCCAGATCCGCGAACGCGGCGATGATCCGGATTATCTGCGCCGTACCTATGCGCAAGTGCTGAACAAGGCGCTGGAAGGCAAACCGGCCGATCTGGTGGTGGGCCTGCATGTCTGCCGCGGTAACTTCCGCTCCACCTGGATTTCCGAAGGCGGCTATGAGCCGGTGGCGGAAACGCTGTTTGGTGAAGTGAATGTGGATGCCTTTTTCCTCGAATACGACACTGAACGGGCCGGTGGCTTTGAGCCGTTGCGTTTCATCAAACCGGGTCACCAGAAAGTGGTGCTGGGTTTGATCACCACCAAAAACGGCGAACTGGAAAACGCGGAAGAAGTACAAAAGCGTATTGCCGAGGCCACGCAATATATTGCGCTGGACCAGTTGTGCCTGAGCCCGCAATGCGGTTTTGCGTCTACCGAAGAGGGCAACACGCTGTCGGAAGAGCAGCAGTGGGCAAAACTCAAACTGGTGGTGGATATCGCTAACCGCGTCTGGTGA
- the sbcD gene encoding exonuclease subunit SbcD: protein MRIIHTSDWHLGQYFYTRSRASEHQAFLHWLVQQVEQHQADAVIVAGDVFDNGAPPSYAREMYNQFVVALQRTGCQLVVMGGNHDSVATLNESRALLACLNTRVVAGFEGDINEQVLVLNNLAGEPGALLCAVPFLRPRDVLASQAGQSGAQKQQALQDAIAEHYRRCYQLACEQRAALGRELPIVVTGHLTTVGVATSDSVRDIYIGTLDAFPAQAFPPADYIALGHIHRPQRVAQCEHIRYSGSPIPLSFDELNHEKSVYLVHFEQGKLQDVTALSIPTEQPMQLVKGNLAEIERRLAGFRDYHGDKPVWLDIEIATQDYLSDIQQHIQALTEPLNVEVILLRRAREQQQQMLVQLEKETLEELQPVEVFERRLALEENLDEALRQRLKGLFNRVMQEIDAQRQETSA from the coding sequence ATGCGAATTATTCACACGTCTGACTGGCATCTCGGTCAGTACTTTTATACACGGAGCCGTGCATCTGAGCATCAGGCGTTTTTGCACTGGCTGGTGCAGCAGGTTGAGCAGCATCAGGCCGATGCAGTAATAGTAGCAGGTGATGTGTTTGACAACGGCGCACCGCCCAGTTACGCCCGTGAAATGTATAACCAATTTGTGGTGGCGTTGCAACGCACCGGCTGCCAGTTGGTGGTGATGGGCGGCAACCACGACTCGGTCGCCACCCTGAACGAATCCCGTGCGTTGCTGGCCTGCCTGAATACCCGGGTGGTCGCCGGTTTTGAGGGCGATATCAACGAGCAGGTACTGGTGCTGAATAACCTCGCAGGTGAGCCGGGCGCCTTGCTGTGTGCCGTCCCTTTTCTACGCCCACGCGATGTGCTTGCCAGTCAGGCGGGTCAATCCGGTGCCCAGAAACAGCAGGCGCTACAGGATGCCATCGCCGAACACTATCGTCGTTGTTACCAGTTGGCGTGCGAACAGCGCGCGGCACTGGGTCGGGAATTGCCGATCGTAGTAACCGGGCACCTCACGACGGTGGGCGTCGCGACCTCCGACTCGGTACGAGATATCTATATCGGTACGCTGGATGCGTTCCCGGCACAAGCCTTCCCCCCGGCGGACTACATCGCGCTCGGGCATATTCATCGCCCGCAACGGGTGGCGCAGTGTGAGCACATCCGTTACAGCGGCTCGCCGATCCCGCTGAGCTTCGATGAGCTGAATCATGAGAAATCGGTCTATCTGGTGCACTTTGAGCAGGGAAAACTGCAGGACGTCACCGCGCTGAGCATACCGACCGAACAGCCGATGCAACTGGTAAAAGGCAATCTGGCGGAGATCGAACGCCGTCTGGCCGGATTCCGCGATTATCATGGCGATAAACCCGTCTGGCTGGATATCGAGATCGCCACGCAGGATTATCTGAGCGATATCCAGCAACATATTCAGGCGCTAACCGAACCGCTCAACGTGGAAGTGATTCTGTTGCGCCGGGCGCGGGAACAGCAACAGCAAATGCTGGTGCAACTGGAAAAAGAAACACTGGAAGAGTTACAGCCGGTCGAGGTTTTCGAACGGCGATTGGCACTGGAAGAAAACCTGGACGAGGCGCTCCGGCAACGACTGAAAGGCTTGTTTAACCGGGTGATGCAGGAGATCGACGCACAGCGACAGGAGACGTCCGCATGA
- the phoB gene encoding phosphate response regulator transcription factor PhoB — protein sequence MARRILVVEDEAPIREMVCFVLEQNGYQPVEAEDYDSAVTRLAEPYPELVLLDWMLPGGSGLQFIKHMKREALTRDIPVMMLTARGEEEDRVRGLEVGADDYITKPFSPKELVARIKAVMRRISPMAVEEVIEMRGLSLDPSSHRVTTEEHALDMGPTEFKLLHFFMTHPERVYSREQLLNHVWGTNVYVEDRTVDVHIRRLRKALETSGHDKMVQTVRGTGYRFSTRY from the coding sequence ATGGCAAGACGTATTTTGGTGGTGGAAGATGAAGCGCCGATTCGCGAGATGGTGTGCTTCGTGCTGGAGCAGAACGGCTATCAGCCGGTTGAAGCGGAGGATTACGACAGCGCGGTGACCCGGCTGGCCGAGCCTTACCCTGAACTGGTGCTGCTGGACTGGATGCTGCCCGGCGGGTCCGGTTTGCAGTTTATCAAGCACATGAAACGCGAAGCGCTGACCCGTGATATTCCGGTCATGATGCTGACGGCCCGCGGCGAAGAAGAAGATCGCGTACGCGGTCTTGAAGTCGGTGCCGATGATTACATCACCAAACCGTTTTCACCTAAAGAGCTGGTGGCGCGCATCAAAGCGGTGATGCGCCGGATTTCGCCGATGGCGGTGGAAGAAGTGATCGAAATGCGTGGCTTAAGTCTGGATCCCTCTTCTCACCGGGTGACGACGGAAGAACATGCGCTCGATATGGGGCCGACGGAGTTCAAGCTGTTGCACTTCTTTATGACCCACCCGGAGCGGGTATATAGTCGTGAACAGTTGCTGAATCACGTATGGGGCACTAACGTGTATGTTGAGGATCGTACTGTGGATGTGCATATCCGCCGCCTGCGCAAGGCGCTGGAAACCAGTGGACACGACAAGATGGTTCAGACCGTTCGGGGAACTGGATACCGTTTTTCAACACGTTATTGA
- a CDS encoding PstS family phosphate ABC transporter substrate-binding protein, with protein MIATRRLLALLLCLSGQVAATPQAMLAGNLSSAGSDTLANLMTFWAADFSQHYPGVNLQIQAAGSSSAPTALAAGAAQLGPMSRSMKSSEIEAFEQHYGYAPTAVPVALDALVVLVNQDNPITGLTVRQLDAIFSVTRRCGAGKAVQRWQELGLNGIWQQRALLRYGRNSASGTYGFFKQQALCGGDFLSQVNELPGSASVVQAVAASVNAIGYASIGFRASGVRVLPLAASDTNDYVLPTADTIRSGRYPYTRYLYIYVNKAPGKPLEPLTAAFLDRVLSAPGQALVSQDGYLPLPEVAREQTRQSLGLDDMAPASHRVPAIN; from the coding sequence ATGATAGCCACCCGCCGCCTGCTTGCTTTGCTGTTGTGCCTGTCTGGTCAGGTTGCGGCTACGCCGCAGGCGATGCTGGCGGGGAATCTTTCCAGCGCCGGTTCCGATACGCTGGCGAACCTGATGACTTTCTGGGCGGCGGATTTCAGCCAGCATTACCCCGGCGTTAACCTGCAGATTCAGGCCGCGGGCTCCTCGTCGGCGCCGACGGCGCTGGCCGCCGGTGCGGCGCAACTGGGGCCGATGAGCCGGTCGATGAAAAGCAGCGAAATCGAAGCGTTCGAGCAGCATTATGGCTACGCGCCGACGGCGGTGCCCGTCGCGCTGGATGCGCTGGTGGTGCTGGTCAATCAGGATAATCCGATTACCGGGCTGACGGTGCGCCAACTGGATGCCATCTTCTCGGTGACGCGCCGTTGCGGTGCCGGCAAAGCGGTACAACGCTGGCAGGAATTGGGGCTAAACGGCATCTGGCAACAGCGAGCACTGCTGCGCTACGGGCGCAATTCAGCGTCGGGCACCTACGGTTTCTTCAAACAACAGGCGCTGTGCGGCGGCGATTTTCTGTCGCAGGTGAATGAATTGCCCGGTTCCGCATCGGTGGTGCAGGCGGTCGCGGCGTCGGTCAACGCCATTGGTTACGCCAGCATCGGCTTTCGCGCCAGCGGGGTGCGGGTGCTGCCGCTGGCGGCCAGCGACACAAACGATTACGTGCTGCCGACCGCCGACACTATCCGCAGCGGGCGTTACCCCTATACGCGTTATCTCTACATTTACGTCAATAAAGCCCCGGGTAAACCGCTGGAGCCGCTGACCGCCGCGTTTCTGGACCGGGTGTTGTCGGCACCGGGGCAGGCCCTGGTCAGTCAGGATGGTTACCTGCCGCTGCCGGAAGTGGCGCGTGAGCAGACCAGACAGTCGCTCGGGCTTGACGATATGGCGCCGGCATCGCATCGCGTTCCTGCAATAAACTGA
- the brnQ gene encoding branched-chain amino acid transport system II carrier protein: MSHRLTSKDIMALGFMTFALFVGAGNIIFPPMVGQQAGEHVWVAALGFLITAVGLPVLTVIALARVGGGIDTLSSPIGKKAGVLLATVCYLAVGPLFATPRTATVSFEVGIAPLVGQGAMPLLIYSLIYFAIVIAISLYPGRLLDTVGHILAPVKIIALTVLGIAALLWPAGTPMPTAEAYQQVPFSSGFVNGYLTMDTLGALVFGIVIVNAARSRGVSDAALLTRYTIWAGLIAGLGLTLVYLSLFHLGSFSGSLVPNAQNGAEILHAYVQYTFGNMGSSFLALLIFIACMVTAVGLTCACAEFFAQYLPWSYRTLVFVLGLFSMVVSNLGLSHLIQLSVPVLTAIYPPCIVLVLLSFTHRWWNNSTHVIAPVMLVSLVFGLLDGIKSSAFQSLLPGWTQSLPMSEQGLAWLPPSLLILLVVGIYDRITGRQEVTAHS, from the coding sequence ATGAGTCATCGTTTAACTTCCAAAGATATCATGGCATTGGGCTTCATGACCTTTGCCCTGTTCGTCGGTGCCGGGAATATTATTTTCCCGCCGATGGTCGGCCAGCAGGCCGGTGAACACGTGTGGGTAGCCGCACTGGGCTTCCTGATTACCGCGGTGGGCTTGCCGGTGCTGACGGTGATCGCGCTGGCCCGAGTGGGCGGCGGTATTGATACCCTGAGTAGCCCGATCGGCAAGAAAGCCGGCGTGCTGCTGGCGACGGTCTGCTATCTGGCGGTGGGGCCGTTATTCGCGACTCCGCGTACCGCGACGGTATCGTTTGAAGTCGGTATCGCGCCGCTGGTGGGCCAGGGCGCCATGCCGTTGCTGATTTATAGCCTGATCTACTTTGCCATCGTCATCGCGATTTCGCTCTATCCCGGGCGGCTGCTGGATACCGTCGGCCACATTCTGGCGCCGGTAAAAATTATCGCGTTGACCGTACTGGGAATTGCGGCGCTGTTATGGCCGGCCGGTACGCCGATGCCGACGGCCGAGGCCTACCAGCAGGTGCCGTTCTCCAGTGGTTTTGTCAACGGCTATCTGACTATGGATACGCTGGGTGCGCTGGTGTTCGGTATTGTTATCGTCAATGCTGCGCGTTCTCGCGGCGTCAGCGACGCTGCCTTGTTAACCCGTTACACCATTTGGGCCGGGCTGATCGCCGGGCTGGGATTAACGCTGGTTTACCTGAGTTTGTTCCACCTGGGTTCCTTCAGTGGTTCGCTGGTGCCGAATGCACAAAACGGTGCTGAAATCCTGCACGCCTATGTGCAATACACCTTCGGCAATATGGGCAGCAGCTTCCTGGCGTTGCTGATCTTCATCGCCTGTATGGTCACTGCCGTAGGGCTGACCTGCGCCTGTGCCGAATTTTTCGCGCAGTACCTGCCATGGTCTTATCGCACGTTGGTGTTTGTGCTGGGGCTGTTCTCGATGGTGGTCTCCAATCTGGGGTTGAGTCATCTGATTCAGCTGTCAGTGCCGGTGCTGACTGCTATCTACCCGCCGTGCATTGTGCTGGTGCTGCTGAGTTTCACCCACCGCTGGTGGAATAACAGTACCCATGTGATCGCACCGGTGATGCTGGTCAGTCTGGTGTTTGGCTTGCTGGACGGTATTAAATCCTCTGCTTTTCAGTCATTACTGCCGGGCTGGACGCAAAGCCTGCCGATGAGTGAGCAGGGGCTGGCCTGGCTGCCGCCGTCATTGCTTATTCTGCTGGTGGTGGGGATTTATGACCGCATCACCGGTCGTCAGGAAGTCACCGCACACTCCTGA